The proteins below are encoded in one region of Canis lupus dingo isolate Sandy chromosome 30, ASM325472v2, whole genome shotgun sequence:
- the LYSMD2 gene encoding lysM and putative peptidoglycan-binding domain-containing protein 2 isoform X4 — MEQIKRANKLFTSDCIFLKKTLNIPVISEKPLSFNGLNSIDSPESETVGSSFSHEEEPTAAGEDLSPPSPQESDVQPVQPEEVSARDFLQRLDLQIKLSTQAAKKLKEESRDEESPYATSLYQS; from the exons atgGAGCAGATTAAAAGGGCAAATAAACTGTTTACCAGTGATtgtatatttctgaaaaaaacttTGAACATCCCAGTTATATCAGAGAAGCCTTTGTCGTTTAATGGGCTTAACTCAATAGATTCTCCAGAAAGTGAAACTGTTGGTAGCAGTTTTTCTCATGAAGAAGAGCCGACAGCAGCTGGGGAAGACCTCTCTCCTCCTAGTCCTCAAGAATCCGACGTTCAGCCAGTACAGCCTGAAGAAGTATCAGCTAGAGATTTCCTGCAGAGACTAGACTTGCAGATTAAGTTGTCAACACAGGCAGCCAAGAAACTAAAAGAAGAGAGCAG agatgaagaaagtcCCTATGCAACTTCCCTCTATCAGAGTTAG